A stretch of the Zeugodacus cucurbitae isolate PBARC_wt_2022May chromosome 6, idZeuCucr1.2, whole genome shotgun sequence genome encodes the following:
- the LOC105214482 gene encoding electron transfer flavoprotein-ubiquinone oxidoreductase, mitochondrial translates to MATLLKLAKANKLFHPSFVRSVSDVAKYPKITTHYTINPRDKDERWKEVDMERYVDEVDIVIVGGGPAGMSAAIRAKQLAAEQEKELRVCVVEKSAEVGGHILSGAVIDPISLNELFPDWKVLGAPLHTPVGTDHFSLLTTNGRIPLPVFKGWPMDNHGNYIVRLGHLVKWLGEQAEALGVEIYPGCAAAEVLFHPDGSVKGIATNDVGIAKDGSPKDTFARGMELHAKTTIFAEGCRGHLSKQLMQQFKLNEGSEPQTYGIGLKEIWEIQPEKHVPGLVEHTIGWPLDFRTYGGSFLYHLNEPTPTIAVGFVVGLDYKNPWISPFQEFQRFKTHPKVRSVFEGATRIAYGARAINEGGFQSLPSKLSFPGGCLVGCSAGFLNVPRIKGSHYAMKSGMLAAESAVEAINSESQATAGLEPQSYADKIQNSFIWKDLRDVRNVRPSFHNPLGMYGGLALSGFSLFTGGREPWTLKHGPPDHASLKPASQCPQIVYPKPDGKISFDLLSSVALTGTNHEGDQPAHLTLKDDHIPVDHNLAIYEGPEQRFCPAGVYEYVPNEEGGNMKLQINAQNCIHCKTCDIKDPKQNINWVVPEGGGGPAYNGM, encoded by the exons ATGGCTACTCTACTGAAGCTGGCAAAAG CCAATAAACTTTTCCATCCATCATTCGTACGCAGTGTTTCCGATGTGGCCAAATATCCCAAAATTACCACACACTATACCATAAATCCACGTGACAAAGATGAACGCTGGAAGG AAGTTGACATGGAGCGCTATGTGGATGAAGTGGATATAGTTATAGTTGGCGGTGGTCCAGCGGGCATGTCAGCTGCGATACGCGCCAAACAATTGGCGGCAGAGCAGGAAAAG GAACTACGCGTTTGCGTGGTGGAGAAGTCCGCGGAAGTCGGTGGTCACATACTCTCAGGCGCAGTCATTGATCCGATTTCGTTGAACGAACTCTTTCCCGATTGGAAAGTGTTGGGCGCACCGTTACACACACCCGTCGGCACCGATCACTTCTCCCTGCTCACCACTAACGGACGCATACCCCTACCCGTCTTTAAAGGCTGGCCCATGGATAATCATGGCAATTATATTGTGCGTCTTGGTCATTTAGTGAAATGGTTGGGCGAACAAGCCGAAGCTTTGGGTGTTGAAATCTACCCTGGTTGCGCCGCTGCAGAGGTGCTGTTCCATCCCGATGGCAGCGTCAAAGGTATTGCGACCAATGATGTGGGCATTGCAAAGGATGGCTCGCCGAAGGACACATTTGCACGCGGCATGGAATTGCATGCGAAGACGACGATATTCGCTGAAGGCTGCCGTGGACATCTGAGTAAACAACTGATGCAACAATTCAAGCTGAACGAGGGCAGTGAGCCGCAAACCTATGGTATTGGCTTGAAAGAGATTTGGGAGATACAGCCCGAGAAGCATGT TCCCGGTTTGGTGGAACACACAATTGGCTGGCCCCTGGACTTCCGCACATATGGAGGTTCCTTTTTGTATCACTTGAATGAGCCCACACCAACCATCGCGGTCGGTTTTGTGGTCGGGTTGGATTACAAAAACCCCTGGATTAGTCCGTTCCAAGAGTTCCAGCGCTTCAAGACACATCCGAAGGTGCGTTCCGTCTTCGAAGGCGCCACACGTATCGCGTATGGTGCGCGTGCCATTAACGAGGGTGGTTTCCAGAGCTTACCCAGCAAATTGAGCTTCCCTGGTGGCTGCTTAGTTGGCTGCAGCGCCGGTTTTCTCAATGTGCCGCGCATCAAGGGCTCACATTATGCCATGAAGAGCG GCATGTTGGCGGCGGAGAGCGCTGTGGAGGCGATCAATAGCGAATCCCAAGCAACTGCTGGACTTGAGCCGCAATCTTATGCTGACAA GATACAAAACTCCTTCATCTGGAAGGATCTGCGTGATGTGCGTAATGTGCGTCCCTCTTTCCACAATCCACTCGGCATGTATGGCGGTCTCGCTTTGAGTGGTTTCTCACTATTTACCGGTGGTCGCGAACCATGGACACTGAAACATGGTCCACCCGATCATGCGTCCTTGAAACCAGCTAGTCAATGCCCACAAATTGTTTATCCCAAACCGGATGGCAAAATCTCCTTCGATCTACTCTCCTCCGTGGCCTTGACCGGCACCAATCATGAAGGCGATCAGCCCGCACATTTGACCTTGAAAGATGACCACATTCCGGTCGATCACAATCTGGCGATCTATGAGGGTCCCGAACAACGTTTCTGCCCAGCCGGTGTGTATGAGTATGTGCCGAACGAGGAGGGTGGCAACATGAAGTTACAGATTAATGCACAAAACTGTATCCACTGCAAAACCTGTGATATTAAAGATCCCAAGCAAAACATTAACTGGGTGGTGCCCGAGGGTGGCGGCGGTCCAGCCTACAATGGCATGTAA
- the LOC105214480 gene encoding FMRFamide-related peptides, giving the protein MGPLLVFFLYMLQLQATIRSEIIESPNEHLNTISDTDDADLNESESSEHTENTEKLPFLQTGRDPTEVEFRYPIASLNIDYSKNLIILKFRKSKSDEEEERRRKSFNENFMRFGRADADFMRLGRSPDFMRFGRDAADFMRFGRSPSDFMRLGRSPSDFMRFGRSASDFMRLGKRSLEQVPKVNSLDHDYMMNYDKGADSGRRIERSQEGIRDSRGDNFMRFGRRDDDFLRFGRSANDFLRFGRASGDFMRFGRNPSDFMRFGRGNSNDFMRFGRNPKNDFMRFGRTQKERRGNSQDFMRFGRPDNFMRFGRTPSATAKQATVAPNFIRYTKPDQNFMRFGKRLDQQANENSTKPPLPREVIKEAAKILHQAEQYGGVVESNPMDRAIKVLFSKDGEHESSAQDEKSAQSDAEASNENAEDDYELNMVQ; this is encoded by the coding sequence ATGGGTCCGTTACTCGTCTTCTTCCTTTACATGTTACAATTGCAGGCGACAATACGCAGCGAAATCATTGAATCACCGAATGAGCATTTAAACACTATTTCCGACACTGATGACGCCGACTTAAATGAGAGCGAATCCAGTGAGCATACTGAGAACACAGAGAAATTACCATTCTTGCAAACAGGACGCGATCCAACCGAAGTGGAGTTTCGTTATCCGATCGCCTCACTCAATATTGACTACTCGAAGAACTTGATTATCTTGAAATTTCGCAAATCAAAGTCTGATGAAGAAGAAGAGCGTCGACGAAAATCCTTCAATGAGAATTTCATGCGATTTGGACGTGCAGATGCCGATTTTATGCGCTTAGGACGCAGTCCCGATTTTATGCGCTTCGGACGCGATGCTGCCGATTTCATGCGCTTTGGACGTAGTCCCTCCGACTTTATGCGCTTGGGACGTAGTCCATCCGATTTTATGAGATTCGGTCGCAGCGCTTCCGACTTTATGCGGCTGGGCAAGCGATCGCTGGAGCAAGTGCCAAAAGTGAATAGTCTGGATCATGATTATATGATGAACTACGATAAGGGCGCCGATTCAGGCCGACGCATTGAACGCAGTCAGGAGGGTATACGAGATTCGCGCGGTGACAATTTCATGCGCTTCGGACGACGAGATGATGACTTCTTGAGATTTGGACGTAGCGCTAATGACTTTCTGCGTTTTGGACGTGCTTCGGGTGATTTTATGCGCTTCGGTAGAAATCCTTCGGACTTTATGCGTTTCGGACGCGGTAATTCTAATGATTTTATGCGTTTCGGACGCAATCCCAAGAATGACTTCATGCGTTTTGGACGCACGCAAAAGGAACGACGTGGAAACAGCCAAGATTTCATGCGTTTCGGACGACCAGATAATTTCATGCGCTTTGGTAGAACAccatcagcaacagcaaaacAAGCAACGGTTGCGCCAAATTTCATACGTTACACTAAACCAGATCAGAATTTCATGCGTTTCGGTAAAAGGTTGGACCAGCAAGCTAATGAGAACAGCACAAAACCACCACTACCCAGAGAGGTTATCAAGGAGGCAGCGAAGATACTACATCAAGCCGAGCAGTATGGCGGTGTGGTCGAAAGCAATCCAATGGATAGAGCTATTAAGGTGCTCTTTAGCAAGGATGGTGAGCACGAGAGCTCGGCACAAGATGAGAAGAGCGCACAAAGTGACGCCGAAGCGTCCAATGAGAACGCTGAAGACGATTACGAGCTGAACATGGTGCAATGA